A single region of the Streptomyces virginiae genome encodes:
- a CDS encoding lytic polysaccharide monooxygenase auxiliary activity family 9 protein, which yields MSKTRTTAPSDLRADIRYRDDGKYTMYGISLRWQIGDNAPDHEAWPPPADWNEGNAPYPHLYEVWLDDELRQTVFLHWSSWNWMQSNSHWVDLGDQEPTGQFHVKIRAKVGGEFTPFTNVVAIGSERAGLEKWAVRLPREKAPAPGRVDPRHGTANHPRSRAAAAIRDLDPSRICAEARRVNISTDWHEVVPGADRMLADYPWNDAQKYLEYRKFFEGSTLASAGNPAFRGLDLAPDDTLGDWPVTELDTSAPTQTFTYDYMAYHQGESWSHRWFITRAGWDPSEGLSWQDLEPTPFLVEVHGAPREEESTAWEFASFPRRRNGRAAIVHIWGGHGGPDTPNGENGGMTGEFFLSVSDVLLR from the coding sequence GTGAGCAAGACCCGGACCACTGCTCCGTCCGACCTTCGCGCGGACATCAGGTACCGCGACGACGGCAAGTACACGATGTACGGGATCAGCCTGCGCTGGCAGATCGGGGACAACGCCCCCGATCATGAGGCCTGGCCCCCACCGGCGGACTGGAACGAGGGCAACGCGCCATACCCGCACCTGTACGAGGTATGGCTCGACGACGAGCTGCGGCAGACGGTCTTCCTCCACTGGTCCTCATGGAACTGGATGCAGTCCAACTCCCACTGGGTCGACCTGGGGGACCAGGAGCCGACGGGACAGTTCCACGTCAAGATCCGGGCCAAGGTGGGCGGTGAGTTCACGCCGTTCACCAACGTGGTCGCCATCGGCTCGGAGCGGGCCGGCCTGGAGAAATGGGCGGTGCGCCTGCCCCGCGAGAAGGCCCCTGCGCCCGGCCGGGTGGATCCGCGACACGGCACGGCCAACCATCCGCGCAGCCGGGCCGCCGCCGCGATCCGTGACCTGGACCCCTCACGGATCTGCGCCGAGGCGCGCCGCGTCAACATCAGCACCGACTGGCACGAAGTGGTGCCGGGGGCTGACAGGATGCTCGCCGACTATCCGTGGAACGACGCGCAGAAGTACCTGGAGTACCGCAAGTTCTTCGAGGGCAGCACCCTCGCGTCCGCGGGGAACCCTGCGTTCCGCGGCCTGGACCTGGCCCCGGACGACACCCTCGGGGACTGGCCCGTGACGGAGCTGGACACCTCGGCTCCCACCCAGACCTTCACCTACGACTACATGGCGTATCACCAGGGTGAGAGCTGGTCCCACCGCTGGTTCATCACCCGTGCCGGCTGGGATCCCTCGGAAGGCCTGAGCTGGCAGGACCTGGAGCCGACCCCGTTCCTGGTCGAGGTGCACGGCGCCCCCCGGGAAGAGGAATCCACCGCTTGGGAGTTCGCCTCATTCCCACGGCGCCGGAACGGGCGGGCGGCGATCGTGCACATCTGGGGCGGCCACGGAGGACCGGACACCCCGAACGGTGAGAACGGCGGCATGACCGGCGAGTTCTTCCTGTCCGTGTCCGACGTGCTCCTGCGATAG
- a CDS encoding acyl-CoA dehydrogenase family protein has product MALDNTSTPTTTGYVQPDIDVQALSAVLDGEYAEIRRLVRNNLSRYASILEEAEELGLDAFRERVREVVVEMAATGQTGMGFPASYGGGDDVGASIAAFETLAFGDLSVLVKVGVQFGLFGGAILHLGTRRHHDAHLPRLITGELMGCFAMTETGHGSNVQALGTVARYDAERQEFVLTTPGDEARKDYIGNAARHAELAVVFAQLEVAGESHGVHAFVVPVRVGGEPAPGVRIEDDGRKMGLNGVDNGRIRFDDVRVPREALLNRFADVSPEGVYESSIDNPHRRFFTMLGTLVQGRVSVGGASISVSKVALSVATRYAVRRRQFSAASDTEEQVLLDYGLHQRRLLPLIARTYALHFAQDVVRSQLHDVFSGITDDAEERRRLESRAAGLKALATWHATRVVQECREACGGAGYLAVNRFAALKADSDVFTTFEGDNHVLLQLVAKGLLTDQASAFEDLDQAGMVRFVTGLAVETLLERTSVHKLLERVRDLLPGGDEWDREAGLLDSDYQLAMVRFREEHMLAGLARRIKSGTDQKRDPGAVFSQVQDHVVALARAHVERLVTEAFVEKVRAMPEGDEKVALALLCDLFALSTIEADRAWFMEHGRLTVQRSKAISREVNDLCRKVRPLALDLVDAWDIPPEMLRAPDLLG; this is encoded by the coding sequence ATGGCCCTCGACAACACCTCCACCCCCACCACGACCGGTTACGTACAGCCCGACATCGACGTCCAGGCACTGTCCGCCGTGCTCGACGGCGAGTACGCGGAGATCCGGCGTCTCGTACGGAACAACCTGTCCAGGTACGCCTCCATTCTCGAAGAGGCCGAGGAACTCGGCCTCGACGCGTTCCGCGAGCGGGTGCGGGAGGTCGTGGTCGAGATGGCCGCAACAGGGCAGACCGGTATGGGGTTCCCGGCCTCCTACGGCGGTGGCGACGACGTCGGTGCCTCGATCGCCGCGTTCGAGACGCTGGCCTTCGGCGACCTGTCGGTCCTGGTGAAGGTCGGCGTTCAGTTCGGTCTCTTCGGCGGCGCGATCCTGCACCTCGGCACCCGGCGCCATCACGACGCCCATCTGCCCAGGCTGATCACGGGCGAGCTGATGGGCTGCTTCGCGATGACCGAGACGGGGCACGGCTCCAACGTCCAGGCGCTCGGCACGGTCGCCCGGTACGACGCCGAACGCCAGGAGTTCGTCCTCACCACGCCCGGTGACGAGGCGCGCAAGGACTACATCGGCAATGCGGCCCGGCACGCCGAGCTGGCGGTCGTCTTCGCCCAGCTGGAGGTGGCCGGGGAGTCCCACGGCGTGCACGCCTTCGTCGTACCCGTCCGGGTCGGCGGAGAGCCCGCGCCCGGCGTCCGTATCGAGGACGACGGACGCAAGATGGGGCTCAACGGCGTGGACAACGGCCGGATCCGGTTCGACGACGTGCGGGTGCCGCGCGAGGCGCTCCTCAACAGGTTCGCCGACGTCAGCCCGGAGGGCGTCTACGAGAGCTCGATCGACAACCCCCACCGGCGGTTCTTCACGATGCTCGGCACGCTGGTGCAGGGCCGGGTCAGCGTCGGCGGGGCCAGCATCAGCGTCTCCAAGGTGGCCCTGTCGGTCGCCACCAGGTACGCCGTGCGGCGGCGGCAGTTCTCGGCGGCCTCGGACACCGAGGAACAGGTGTTGCTCGACTACGGCCTGCATCAGCGGCGGTTGCTGCCGCTGATCGCCCGGACGTACGCGCTGCACTTCGCCCAGGACGTGGTCCGCTCACAGCTGCACGACGTCTTCTCCGGCATCACGGACGACGCCGAGGAGCGGCGCCGCCTGGAGTCCCGCGCCGCGGGGCTGAAGGCGCTCGCGACCTGGCACGCCACCCGGGTCGTCCAGGAGTGCCGCGAAGCCTGCGGCGGCGCCGGATACCTCGCGGTCAACCGGTTCGCCGCGCTCAAGGCCGACAGCGACGTCTTCACCACCTTCGAAGGCGACAACCACGTCCTTCTGCAGCTCGTCGCCAAGGGGCTGCTCACCGATCAGGCGAGCGCGTTCGAGGACCTCGACCAGGCGGGCATGGTCCGCTTCGTCACCGGTCTCGCCGTCGAAACGCTCCTGGAGCGGACCTCCGTCCACAAGCTGCTCGAACGTGTACGCGATCTGCTGCCCGGCGGCGACGAATGGGACCGGGAAGCCGGACTGCTCGACTCCGACTACCAGCTCGCCATGGTCCGCTTCCGGGAAGAGCACATGCTGGCCGGCCTGGCCCGCCGGATCAAGAGCGGGACCGACCAGAAGCGCGACCCGGGTGCGGTCTTCTCACAGGTGCAGGACCACGTCGTCGCGCTCGCCCGCGCCCACGTCGAGCGGCTGGTGACGGAGGCGTTCGTGGAGAAGGTACGCGCGATGCCCGAGGGCGACGAGAAGGTCGCGCTGGCCTTGCTGTGCGATCTGTTCGCCCTCTCGACGATCGAGGCGGACCGGGCCTGGTTCATGGAGCACGGTCGACTGACCGTGCAGCGCTCGAAGGCGATCAGCCGCGAGGTGAACGACCTGTGCCGCAAGGTCCGGCCGCTCGCGCTCGACCTGGTCGACGCCTGGGACATCCCGCCCGAGATGCTGCGCGCGCCCGATCTTCTGGGTTGA
- a CDS encoding STAS domain-containing protein — protein sequence MSERPERSHRPDRETEAMPGVDIFGRAAVVRPVGEIDIDTAPSLSRALAHALTFVATSRADRVVADCSRVTFCDSSGLNALIAARLRAVEAGATIHLANPAPQLQRLLQITGAAALFPREDPAWPGAAAALQQAPRPAGKHPNDG from the coding sequence GTGTCCGAGCGACCCGAGCGATCCCACCGACCCGACCGGGAGACCGAAGCAATGCCCGGTGTCGACATCTTCGGGCGCGCGGCCGTCGTGCGGCCCGTCGGCGAGATCGACATCGACACCGCGCCGTCGCTCAGCCGTGCTCTGGCGCACGCTCTCACCTTCGTCGCCACGTCCCGGGCCGACCGCGTCGTGGCCGACTGCAGCCGTGTCACCTTCTGCGACTCCTCCGGGCTCAACGCCCTCATCGCCGCACGGCTGCGAGCGGTCGAGGCCGGCGCCACCATCCATCTGGCGAACCCCGCACCCCAGCTCCAACGCCTGCTGCAGATCACCGGGGCGGCTGCCCTCTTCCCCCGGGAAGACCCTGCCTGGCCCGGTGCGGCCGCGGCCCTCCAGCAGGCGCCCCGCCCCGCCGGGAAACACCCGAACGACGGATAA
- a CDS encoding enoyl-CoA hydratase-related protein — MLAGTAHGPATSRTRLPQRLPYHLATEITLAGRTVDTTTAARHCLLNQVVPDGTALQAALALAETISALPQHAVRASKRIVHATRGLGDADAFAVQDPLSAPVFATDEAAEGAQAFCPVRRS; from the coding sequence GTGCTCGCGGGCACAGCCCACGGACCGGCGACATCCCGCACCCGCCTCCCGCAGCGCCTGCCCTACCACCTGGCGACGGAAATCACCCTGGCCGGCCGCACCGTGGACACCACCACCGCGGCCCGCCACTGCCTGCTCAACCAGGTCGTCCCCGACGGCACCGCACTTCAGGCGGCTCTCGCTCTCGCCGAGACGATCAGCGCGCTGCCCCAGCACGCCGTCCGGGCCTCCAAGCGGATCGTGCACGCCACCCGCGGCCTCGGCGACGCGGACGCGTTCGCCGTCCAGGACCCCTTGAGCGCACCCGTCTTCGCCACCGACGAGGCGGCGGAAGGAGCCCAGGCCTTCTGCCCCGTCCGGCGGTCCTGA
- a CDS encoding DUF2267 domain-containing protein, with the protein MSMRREAFLAHVQERGEYETPQDADRVARVVLALLGAHLVGTVRAELAARLPETYALILLNPLQAAEPLSPERFVRATAAWIEGATEKTALWDIGAVLSTAAAAAGDVLTREVLLQLPHGYDLLFGHPQPT; encoded by the coding sequence ATGTCGATGCGCAGAGAGGCGTTCCTGGCCCACGTCCAGGAACGAGGCGAGTACGAGACCCCGCAGGACGCCGACCGTGTGGCCCGCGTCGTCCTGGCCCTGCTCGGCGCACACCTGGTGGGCACCGTGCGGGCCGAGCTCGCCGCCCGGCTCCCCGAGACGTACGCCCTGATCCTCCTGAACCCGTTGCAGGCGGCGGAGCCGCTCTCGCCGGAGCGGTTCGTCCGTGCGACCGCGGCCTGGATCGAGGGCGCCACCGAGAAGACGGCCCTGTGGGACATCGGCGCCGTCCTGTCCACCGCGGCCGCCGCCGCGGGTGACGTGCTGACCCGCGAGGTCCTGCTCCAGCTCCCGCACGGCTACGACCTCCTCTTCGGCCACCCCCAGCCCACCTGA
- a CDS encoding CsbD family protein, producing the protein MSGEQKAEAKVEQAKGKLKETAGRLTGNERLTAEGRAEQAKGDAREAKEKVKDVFKD; encoded by the coding sequence GTGTCTGGTGAGCAGAAGGCCGAGGCGAAGGTCGAGCAGGCCAAGGGCAAGCTCAAGGAGACCGCCGGCCGCCTGACGGGCAACGAGCGGCTGACCGCCGAGGGCCGCGCGGAGCAGGCCAAGGGCGATGCCCGTGAGGCCAAGGAGAAGGTCAAGGACGTCTTCAAGGACTGA
- a CDS encoding YihY/virulence factor BrkB family protein, which yields MWNDNLTDCAAALTYYAVLALFPTLLVTVSLIGIAGPSATESLISNVIAVVPAESRPVMHSTLRSMADQRTAAWVLAVFGTIGALWSSSSYLGVFRRALHAMHGVEDLRPAWRTAPRLVITALVLLALLVTSALVLILTAEAAPALGRIVGMDSMAGTAWNVLKWPLLLGLVAVLVLVLFRSGPAQTRGVRQRLLGDALAITLWLAASAGFALYASQVGSYNRLYGSLAGIVVFLVWVWLSNLALLIGAQFNAELAKIHR from the coding sequence GTGTGGAACGACAATCTGACGGACTGCGCCGCCGCGCTCACTTATTACGCGGTGCTCGCGCTTTTCCCCACCCTCCTGGTCACGGTCTCGCTGATCGGGATCGCCGGCCCCTCGGCCACAGAGAGCCTCATCAGCAATGTGATCGCTGTTGTCCCGGCCGAGTCACGCCCGGTCATGCACAGCACGCTCAGGAGCATGGCCGACCAGCGCACAGCTGCCTGGGTACTGGCGGTCTTCGGCACGATCGGCGCTCTGTGGTCCTCCTCCAGCTACCTGGGAGTCTTCCGCCGAGCCCTGCACGCCATGCACGGCGTCGAGGACCTCCGCCCCGCATGGAGGACCGCACCACGACTGGTGATCACCGCTCTGGTATTGCTGGCGCTCCTGGTCACCAGCGCCCTGGTGCTCATCCTGACCGCCGAAGCGGCCCCCGCCCTCGGCCGGATCGTGGGCATGGACAGCATGGCCGGCACCGCGTGGAACGTACTGAAGTGGCCACTCCTGCTGGGCCTGGTCGCCGTCCTGGTGCTGGTGTTGTTCCGCTCGGGCCCGGCCCAGACGCGCGGCGTGCGGCAAAGACTTCTGGGAGACGCTCTGGCCATAACCCTGTGGCTCGCCGCCTCCGCCGGCTTCGCCCTCTATGCCTCGCAGGTCGGATCCTACAATCGGCTGTACGGCTCCCTCGCCGGGATCGTCGTCTTCCTGGTGTGGGTCTGGCTGTCCAACCTCGCCCTGCTCATCGGTGCCCAGTTCAACGCCGAACTAGCCAAGATCCACCGCTGA
- a CDS encoding cold-shock protein, with protein sequence MATGTVKWFNAEKGFGFIAQDGGGPDVFAHYSAINSTGFRELQEGQVVTFDVTQGQKGPQAENITPA encoded by the coding sequence ATGGCTACGGGAACTGTGAAGTGGTTCAACGCGGAGAAGGGCTTCGGCTTCATCGCCCAGGACGGCGGCGGCCCGGACGTCTTCGCCCACTACTCCGCGATCAACTCGACGGGCTTCCGCGAGCTCCAGGAGGGCCAGGTCGTGACGTTCGACGTCACCCAGGGCCAGAAGGGCCCCCAGGCCGAGAACATCACCCCGGCCTGA
- a CDS encoding Hsp20/alpha crystallin family protein: MLMRTDPFREMDRIVQQLSGTSGTWSKPSVMPMDAYREGDVYVIAFDLPGVSPEAIDIDVERNMLTVKAERRPVAKADSVKVELSERPLGVFSRQIMLADTLDTERIAADYDAGVLTLRIPIAERAKPRKISIGGESGRKQISG, from the coding sequence ATGTTGATGCGCACCGACCCGTTCCGCGAGATGGACCGGATCGTCCAGCAGCTGTCGGGTACGTCCGGGACCTGGTCCAAGCCGTCGGTCATGCCGATGGACGCCTACCGCGAAGGCGACGTGTACGTGATCGCCTTCGACCTCCCCGGAGTGAGCCCCGAGGCGATCGACATCGACGTCGAGCGGAACATGCTGACCGTGAAGGCGGAACGCCGCCCGGTCGCGAAGGCCGACTCCGTGAAGGTGGAGCTCTCCGAGCGCCCCCTGGGTGTCTTCTCCCGCCAGATCATGCTCGCCGACACCCTCGACACCGAGCGCATCGCAGCCGACTACGACGCGGGTGTCCTGACCCTGCGGATCCCGATCGCCGAGCGCGCCAAGCCCCGCAAGATCAGCATCGGCGGCGAGAGCGGCCGCAAGCAGATCTCCGGCTGA
- a CDS encoding Tn3 family transposase — MRADLRRPPRHTVRLDRVRAHWGDMLRVAGSLTVGEVRGHGLIRMLSPGPLAFPLRTWAAAAWFAGRFG, encoded by the coding sequence ATGCGTGCGGATCTCCGACGCCCGCCTCGGCACACCGTGCGCCTGGACCGCGTCCGCGCGCACTGGGGCGACATGCTGCGGGTGGCCGGCTCCCTGACAGTTGGCGAGGTCCGCGGCCACGGCCTGATCCGCATGCTCTCCCCCGGCCCCTTGGCGTTCCCGTTGCGCACGTGGGCCGCGGCTGCCTGGTTCGCCGGCCGCTTCGGCTGA
- a CDS encoding DUF2267 domain-containing protein, with product MYDQPRPNRAAPAMTFDQMLERVRYEGAYPTRERAAEAVRDVLAALGRQLTGDERVDLAQCLPVEAALTLTAQIPDTEHLTGWGFVKDLAEHTNTTPATARWDTGAVLGVVARLAGPDLLTRTLRRLPDGYALLFGQTELRRPETAAA from the coding sequence ATGTACGACCAGCCTCGACCGAACCGGGCCGCCCCCGCCATGACGTTCGACCAGATGCTGGAACGCGTGCGCTACGAAGGCGCCTACCCCACCCGCGAACGCGCCGCCGAAGCCGTCCGCGACGTCCTGGCCGCCCTCGGCCGACAGCTCACCGGCGACGAACGCGTCGACCTCGCCCAGTGCCTGCCCGTCGAGGCCGCCCTCACCCTGACCGCCCAGATCCCCGACACCGAACACCTCACCGGCTGGGGCTTCGTCAAAGACCTGGCCGAACACACCAACACCACCCCGGCCACCGCCCGCTGGGACACCGGCGCCGTACTCGGCGTCGTCGCCCGCCTCGCCGGCCCCGACCTCCTCACCCGCACCCTCCGCCGGCTCCCCGACGGCTACGCCCTCCTCTTCGGCCAGACCGAACTGCGCCGGCCTGAGACTGCTGCCGCCTGA
- a CDS encoding ATP-binding protein, which translates to MTTTSTERTALRPLSAATEARQAARAFLEALGQPAICREEADTVVLVVSELVTNALRHGGGAYTLRLTAHPSCIEVAVEDPSPRMRAPDLVDGTGGFGWHMVDDLSLATAVTPGPGAGKTVRALLPRWRAARTCGPGEPG; encoded by the coding sequence ATGACCACGACGAGCACCGAGCGCACAGCACTACGCCCTCTATCCGCCGCCACGGAGGCACGCCAGGCCGCCCGGGCGTTCCTCGAAGCCCTCGGGCAGCCGGCCATCTGTCGGGAGGAGGCCGACACGGTCGTTCTGGTCGTCTCCGAGCTGGTGACGAACGCCCTGCGCCATGGTGGTGGCGCCTACACCCTCCGCCTGACCGCGCACCCCAGCTGCATCGAGGTCGCTGTCGAGGATCCCAGCCCGCGGATGCGGGCTCCCGACCTCGTCGACGGGACGGGTGGGTTCGGCTGGCACATGGTCGACGACCTCTCCCTCGCCACTGCCGTCACGCCCGGGCCCGGAGCCGGCAAGACGGTCCGCGCCCTCCTCCCCCGGTGGCGCGCCGCCCGTACCTGCGGTCCTGGCGAGCCGGGGTAA
- a CDS encoding CsbD family protein, giving the protein MSGTEKSKAHAEQAKGKAKEAMGRMVGNERMTAEGRAEQAKGNARHAKEDVKDAFRH; this is encoded by the coding sequence ATGTCGGGCACGGAGAAGAGCAAGGCCCACGCCGAGCAGGCCAAGGGCAAGGCCAAGGAGGCCATGGGCCGCATGGTCGGCAACGAGCGGATGACCGCCGAAGGCCGAGCCGAACAGGCGAAGGGCAACGCCCGCCACGCCAAGGAAGACGTCAAGGACGCATTCCGCCACTGA
- a CDS encoding calcium-binding protein — protein sequence MSQHSPRRRAGRAGAVGAAALALVLGLPTAATAAPGDLDSAFSGDGRVVTDVTGYENVSGMAVQPDGKIITVGDGYFDETGGDFVLVRYNADGSLDTTFGGDGIVNTDFDFNNDEARALALQPDGKIIAVGGSTSIAGYGDWVAARYNPDGSLDPTFGTGGRAVTDIDPDAIETAMTVAVRPDGRIVAAGQSFASWVVVRWNANGSLDPAFDGDGKAVTTFPGGTFASAADLALQPDGRVVVAGAGPGGVTLARYNTDGSLDPTFDGDGRAAPGFGVRARGVALQSDGRIVVATGDDNVFGLARFTAGGSVDPTFGSAGRVTTSFGPDIADAADVALQSDGRIVVAGRYAGDWALARYNTNGAADTSFDGDGRLTTDFGGPSEQASQVALQSDGKIVAGGVVGQANSLAADRGVARYLGGGGTTPPPPSADLSVTKSGTTTVSIGDQATYTVRVTNAASSTATATGVSLTDSLSGAGGTLISAVPSQGACTTTATGATCALGSLAPGASATVTVTAEPRTTGTLRDTASVTGSPQDPNTGDNSATATTSVNNARGCTIVGTSGTDTLTGGYGNDVICALSGNDTVRAGYGNDTVHGGPGNDNLDGGFGDDTMNGDRGNDVLTGYYGNDRLTTTDGVSANDTANGGSGSDTCTTDSGDTRISCP from the coding sequence ATGTCCCAGCACTCCCCACGGCGCCGGGCCGGGCGCGCCGGCGCCGTCGGCGCCGCCGCCTTGGCGCTCGTACTCGGACTGCCCACGGCGGCCACGGCCGCTCCGGGCGATCTGGACTCCGCCTTCAGCGGCGACGGCAGGGTCGTCACGGATGTGACCGGCTACGAGAACGTCTCGGGCATGGCCGTCCAGCCCGACGGCAAGATCATCACGGTGGGTGACGGCTACTTCGACGAGACCGGCGGCGACTTCGTGCTGGTGCGCTACAACGCGGACGGCAGCCTGGACACGACCTTCGGCGGCGACGGCATCGTCAACACCGACTTCGACTTCAACAACGACGAGGCCAGGGCCTTGGCCCTGCAACCCGACGGCAAGATCATCGCGGTCGGCGGGTCCACCTCGATCGCCGGCTACGGTGACTGGGTGGCCGCCCGCTACAACCCCGACGGCAGCCTCGACCCGACCTTCGGCACCGGCGGCAGGGCGGTCACCGACATCGACCCGGACGCGATCGAGACCGCCATGACCGTGGCCGTGCGGCCCGACGGCCGCATCGTGGCGGCCGGCCAGAGCTTCGCGAGCTGGGTCGTGGTCCGTTGGAACGCCAACGGTTCCCTGGACCCGGCCTTCGACGGCGACGGCAAGGCCGTCACGACCTTCCCGGGCGGAACCTTCGCCTCGGCCGCCGACCTGGCCCTCCAGCCCGACGGCCGGGTCGTCGTCGCCGGAGCCGGCCCCGGCGGCGTCACGCTCGCCCGCTACAACACCGACGGCAGTCTCGACCCCACCTTCGACGGCGACGGTCGGGCGGCCCCCGGCTTCGGGGTCAGGGCCCGGGGCGTGGCCCTGCAGTCGGACGGCCGGATCGTCGTCGCGACCGGCGATGACAATGTCTTCGGGCTGGCGCGGTTCACCGCCGGAGGCTCCGTGGACCCGACGTTCGGCAGCGCCGGCCGGGTCACCACCAGCTTCGGACCGGACATCGCCGACGCCGCGGACGTCGCCCTGCAGTCCGACGGCCGGATCGTCGTCGCGGGCCGGTACGCGGGCGACTGGGCGCTGGCCCGGTACAACACCAACGGCGCCGCGGACACTTCCTTCGACGGCGACGGCCGGCTGACGACCGACTTCGGCGGCCCCTCCGAGCAGGCCTCCCAAGTGGCCCTGCAGTCCGACGGGAAGATCGTCGCCGGCGGGGTCGTCGGCCAGGCCAACAGCCTCGCCGCCGACCGCGGCGTGGCCCGCTACCTCGGCGGTGGCGGCACCACGCCCCCGCCGCCGTCGGCGGACCTGTCCGTCACCAAGTCCGGTACGACGACGGTGAGCATCGGCGACCAGGCGACGTACACGGTGCGGGTGACCAACGCGGCGTCCTCCACGGCGACCGCGACGGGCGTCTCCCTGACCGACTCCCTCTCCGGAGCCGGCGGCACCCTGATCTCGGCCGTGCCCTCCCAGGGCGCCTGCACCACCACCGCGACGGGTGCGACCTGCGCCCTGGGCAGCCTGGCCCCCGGCGCGAGCGCCACGGTCACCGTGACCGCCGAACCGCGCACGACCGGCACCCTGCGGGACACCGCGTCCGTGACGGGCTCCCCGCAGGACCCGAACACCGGCGACAACAGCGCCACCGCCACCACCTCGGTCAACAACGCCCGGGGCTGCACGATCGTCGGCACGTCCGGCACCGACACCCTCACCGGTGGCTACGGCAACGACGTCATCTGCGCGCTCTCCGGCAACGACACCGTGCGTGCGGGCTACGGCAACGACACCGTCCACGGCGGCCCGGGCAACGACAACCTCGACGGCGGCTTCGGTGACGACACCATGAACGGCGACCGCGGCAACGACGTCCTCACCGGCTACTACGGCAACGACCGCCTGACCACCACCGACGGCGTGAGCGCCAACGACACCGCCAACGGCGGCTCCGGCTCCGACACCTGCACCACCGACAGCGGCGACACCCGCATCAGCTGCCCCTGA
- a CDS encoding MerR family transcriptional regulator: protein MTADDSFGRLDDDDYPAYTMGRAAEMLGTTQGFLRAIGEARLITPLRSAGGHRRYSRYQLRIAARARELVDQGTPIEAACRIVILEDQLEEAQRINAEYRSAAESANPTAAT, encoded by the coding sequence ATGACAGCAGACGACTCGTTCGGCCGTCTCGACGACGACGATTACCCCGCCTACACGATGGGCCGGGCCGCCGAGATGCTCGGCACCACCCAGGGCTTCCTCCGCGCCATCGGCGAAGCCCGCCTGATCACCCCGCTCCGCTCCGCGGGCGGCCACCGCCGCTACTCCCGCTACCAGCTGCGCATCGCCGCCCGCGCCCGGGAACTCGTCGACCAGGGCACCCCGATCGAGGCGGCCTGCCGCATCGTCATCCTCGAAGACCAGCTCGAGGAAGCCCAGCGCATCAACGCCGAGTACCGCAGCGCCGCCGAATCAGCGAATCCGACGGCCGCGACCTGA